The Anastrepha ludens isolate Willacy chromosome 2, idAnaLude1.1, whole genome shotgun sequence DNA window CCCGAAATCGACGGGAAACTAGAGGAGGTGAAGATTGATGCCGAAGTGCAAACGTTGCCGCAGAAACGCTCTATTTTTGGCGAACCGCGTTCAACACCGCAACGAGCAGAATGTTTGCATATTACGCACATCGCGTGTGGTTCCAACATCACCGTTGCTGTTAGTGCAACAAATGCAGTCTACAGCGTGCCTAGTAAAATCCATCAATTCCCAAAGCATTTTCGTGTGCGTCAAATACAATGTGGGTTCGAACATGCGCTGCTGCTTAGCGCCAATGGCGATATCTACAGTTGGGGCAACGGCTTGTAAGTGAATACATTTGTTTCTACCCGTCTGAGTAACTTTATAAATGCAATTGTATTTACAGTCGAGGACAATTGGGTCAGGATGTACTGCGTGTAGAGGAGACACCGGTGCTGATAGAAGCGCTCGCGGGCGTGAAAGTAGCTACCATTTGTATATTAAAACACGAAACGCAAACTAAATTCGCTTCTTCACAGATAAATTTTATAGCGGCTGGAGGGTGGCATAACGCGGCTATTTCCGTTTTTGGCGATCTATATACCTGGGGTTTCAATTCCAACGGACAATTAGGTTTACGCATATTTAAATCCACGATTTCGGGAAAACTTAAAGAGCCAGCAGTGTTTGTGTTACCACAAATTGTTGAAATACCAGCGTGCAAGTGCCTGCACACCAAAAATGTTGAGGAAATTGATAGCGTAGCGCAGGGAGAGGTCGTAGCAGCGGAATGTGTGCCTGTGAAAGTATTTGCAGGCGCACGACATACGATTCTACAGATGAATTGTGGTGCATTGTTTGCTGCTGGCTGGAATGCACATGGCCAGTTGGGTGTGGGACGTCAGACCGAATATTGTGATGAGTTTGAGCATATAACCTCTATTGAGGGCATAGTTGAAGAATTGGGGGTTTTTTGTGGCGCTTGGAGTACTGTAATTGCTAGAAAAAGTTGATAATTAATTAGTTTCAGATTTAGAGTATTCAAGTGTATATAAAATGAGGCTAATACATGCTTTGTGAATAATAGTCCCTTTATATGAGTAATGCATAGTTAATTGCTATCTCTagttttacaataattaaagCCTGAAATGTGATAATGAAATAGCTGAGATGAATGAgtaatataattgaaatttaatatgtatgtatgtatgtatgtatttaatactATATTTGATTTCTGTGAAATTTAATCGTAGCTGAGTAGAAAAGTTataaatatgacaaaaaaatgtttgtatgtacgtttCTGTGTACGCTTgataaaacaaattaagttCACTCAGCACGTTTACTCTGTCAGCCAATAAATGGTTTGAttctcccgaaatttcacgacAATcggtttccacgacagtcggttctacgttaccgaaacaacCCGggtttatatccgaccaaggactgtcaccccagcagcatttcccgtatgtgagtatggggaatgtttatgctgctataacaacaccaacaacaacattctCCCGAAATATTTCGGCAACCAGTCATTTATAGCCACAGCTTGAGTaccatattaataaaatttcaatgaaatactAAAGTTTGCTATGATAAATCAAATCCGAGTTTATAGACTTTAAagcaaaacatattaaaaacacACACGTTGTTGAGTCAAAAGTGACAGTAACATACAGGACAGACTGCGTTATTTTACATAAAACTTTGGCAAGGGGCCTGGTTTATTAATTGAACAGAATGGCTGGCAGAAGAGTTTAGAATGCGATTACTAccgttaaaaataaatgaataagaacattttttttagagttgagaataactaaaattaatgttCTATATTATCTTAGCCGAGGATTAGaaggacaaacattttttttttcttaatattaattaaataagacCTACCAATGTCCtgcagcaggtccatagtttgaCTAGCAGTATGCGCTCCATCTTGttaaaaccacaaattaggatactgctccgccattggccgcaaaaggttttcaatcaatgttctgtaagaagctcctgaaatcgattccggggtttcatcctcatttacgaagaaatatggaccgataactctagtggccataacaccgcaccaaacagtacatttagatgggtgcaactgatgttggtgtgttggattttcagagccccacaatctacagttttgtttgttgacataaccatttaaatggaaatgcgcttcatccgacataaaaactttatttaaaagatcaatttgtgtggctaattgtgtaagaatagaaaaattcgataattttaacgcgttgtgttgtactgtagggttccataataaatttccaacaattcaattataacctataaaaagagaaaaataaatatgtcaaaaaataaaaaaagttatttgtgcttatcattagtaggtcttatttggcccaccctgtagtaagaaactcagccaaaagaTCTTCTCTAAGAATGAAGATCTTAGTACAATTAACACAGAGCCCTTCTGGCCACAGCAACATTCTGGATTAAAACGAAAGGTCAGACTACGAATTTCCATGcgttaaaaatgacaaaaagctTAGCGTCATTATAGAGTAAAATGGATGGCAGAAAGGTCTACAATCCACATACTATTCATAGAATTTCTTTACACATTAATCCACAATGACGGAAGGAATAGGAGGTAACTGTCTTTTAGCCGCAGTTTgatctccaaaagtctttcaggcTTCCTAATCGCTGTAGTATATTTCAAGCTGGAATCTGTGCCGCAACAAAAGCAGAGGAATTAGAGTTGGAATTCACCCCTGTCGACACTCGCACAAGCAATATCTTCATCGATAGTCAACTGCTATTAAAACAATAATGGTTGCAGTGACTACTTCGCAATGCGTGCAACACTGTAGACCCAGAATGGATGACCTCTGCGAGAATAGATAGGTCATAATTTACTGGGTCCCAGCGCACAACGGAATAGCGCGAAATGAGAGAGGTGACGAGCTTGCTTAGGCAGGCGCCTGCTTTCCTAGGATGAGTACGTCGAACATATATCCCTCGTTCTCAGTTTTGTAGACTGAACTAGACGAAGAACTAACTCTGGGAGCACAGTCTATATGGGAAACCTCGATTTTCCATaggattgccaaaataatgctacgaacttGCAACACAAAAACAACTCACTTTATTCTCAAACTACCAAGGAAGGAATGTTAAACATTGGCTGAAGTACTGCCTGATCATTGTCTCCTCCATATCACGTAGCTTAAATGGGATTAGTCCAGAACGACGCGTGTAAATGAGGCGAAGAAGAAAAGGGTACGTTAGAACACCTCCTTTGCCATTGCCCTGCTCTAAGCAGAATTCGTTACAACTGTCTGGGATCGGCACACTTTTCATCTCTGAAGGGTCTTACTGGCAAAAGtgtaaactgtttattaaaactcgccaagacACAAACTATGTTTAACACGACTCTAACAACACTGAGCTCTGTTCagtgagatctattcagatcagccagaCACAGCTAACTAACTCAACCTACTTGTAGATATGCAAGATGTGTAAAATTATGTgctttgtaaaaataattacattattaAAGCGTTTAAATACAGAAGTGCAATTTAACGGGGCAAAAAATTAATGTGGTTTTTGCGAGTAAAGATAATCAGcctcatataaaattttatgagctAAACAATCAAATAGAAGGTTTGGCAATTAGGTGgtgtttttcatataaaataatttcgtgCTTGAAATAATACTCCCTTAATTTTAGAGTAATTTGTGCGTTCTTTTTCGAAActataaatattagtttatttaattttcacaagACCTCCAAATCGAGCTTTCGCTCTGAAATTCTAGCAGTTTTTTGAGCTTcattaaatacacttttgagTCTTATGCCTTATGTTTGCAAGTGCACCGTCTCGCCGAGCATATAAATATCGcttttgaatgaaataattttgcaCAGCAGCTTTTCTCGACTCGACATCTCTCAAGCCTTCAACAGAATATGGCACAATGGCCTGCtatacaaagtaaaaaaatctcTCCCAATAAATTTCCATTGATTTATAAACCCATTTCTTGCCGATAGACACTTTTTTGCCAAACAAGGCGATGAAGTAACGAATATCTACAAAATAAATGCTGATGTATGTGCTTCAAGGCCCCGTCCTAGATTCCATATTCGACCTGTTATTCACGCATGATCTGCCTGCCCCTTCAAGTGCCCTAATCGGAACATTTACCGATAGTACATACAGCTGCCCTAACTGCAGATAAAGTCGCGAATAAAGCATACCTAAGATTGCAAACATGTCTCGATGATATTACCCAATGACTACAAAATTGCTGAACTAAAGCGAGTGAAACTAAATCAGTTCAAGTAACATTTACAAGCCGACGTGAGCACTGCCCACCAGTAAAGCTCAATGGCATCAATATGGGATATCCATCCAAAGAAACTAAGTATTTAGGCAATCATTTGGATTCAAAACTCAATTGGAAAACTCACATCCTCACCAGAAGAAGAGCTTTGGGGTTAACGCTTACTTCTCTTTACTGGCTactaaaccaaaaacaaaagtttttattagTATAAGACCGGTCTAAAATCCATTTGGTAATATGGTACCCAGCTATCGGATACTGCAGACAACTCATATATTTATGAAGTATATTACAGTTTGTgaagaatatctttgcatagtgaagaaaaatttaaaattttagctttgatcgagaataaattaaaaagtgtcaaaaaatcTTTGCgtaactgatgaaaacaacaaaaaatgcagtcttttggggttaatattttgtatgtccTCCTTGGGCATCAATTACCGCTTGAAGACGACTTCGCAttgatttaattagtttcggaatatcatattccaatggtattttttcccactcttctctgatgaatcctattaattcagttttattagttggcgatctttttcaaacttatctttttaaatgaacccacaaattttcgattgggctAATGTCGGGACTTTGGGCGGGAGTATCAATGGCTTTGGTGCAGTTGTAGAATAACCAGGACCTGCataaataagatttatgtttgggatcattatcttgatggtatttgtatttaaatttgttcgaatTTTCCGGGTCAACAAAGGCGAATTTTCTAATACTGGAAGTCAattcgttttttaaaatatcaagatATACTTCCTTGGTCATTATTTCGTCCAAAACTTTGATTTCACCCCCTCCCATTGTTGATATACAACCCTAAACCATTACTGACAGTTTTCCAAACTTTACGGTagggataatatttttgttttgtagtgccGTGAGAGGCTTACTCCAAACTCTCTGGGGTCCATCATGGTAGTAGAGCATCATTTTCGTCTCATCTGAGAAAATAACGTCATCGCAGTACTCTGTGGGAAGTGATATGTGCTCGGTGGCAAATCGCAATCTTTTATCAACGTTTTGTGCTGATATCAGCTtgaagaatatttgtgtttttgcaacAGTTTGCGAAGAGTTTCATGAGAAACTCTAAACCCGTAGTCTTTTTCCACTTGAAGAGCTAAACCTCTTGTACTGCTTTGCTTTAAATAggggtatattcaataacgcattataatgcgcaaagTACTTtcgcagtgttggcaatgcgttcagaaatgcaaatatggcagtactgcaaatgcatcgcgttccaaaacgccatttttgtatcaaacgtcgcgcattatttgcaggaaaaattttaatactgccaatctatcaattgcaacacttgtcacattggcagtgctgccagcgctgcaattactgcgcatttataatgcgtttctgaatataccctagttttaataattttacgttcAATTCGCTGCGTCACTTTTTTTGGCCTGCCTCTAGATCCTTTCAACTCGAGTCTTACTTCATTTTCAGCACGGTTTAtgattatacgagtatacagtTCTAATTTTGAGGGAGAACATATCGCCGATTTCTCTGTCTGATTTGCCTTTGTAGTGATTGAAATACACtaattgataatattttttgaaattcgttttcctggcatattttttattcaaatttgagATCACTTGTAGCACTGAAGACAATCactttataactaaataatttcttacccctttcacattccataccatttgcaaaaaaacccaaatgaatgaaattcgcagaaaataactacattttttgttgttttcatcagttatgcaaagattttttgacgctttttaaataaagtaaaaatctttttgttgttgtttttgtaatgtgtgtatttatttaataattgttggcgcctaatagtcgtagacaagtacagtaatggaatgtgtgtatacattttttgtgtgcgtttttatttgttgttggaattctcgatcaaagctagaatttaaaatttttcttcactatgcaaagatattcttgacaaactgtatgtatatgttaagattgaattaatattattttagtcCAACTACTGGCCAAcggacacaaaaaaaaaaaaataacaaccgaATTTAATTGACTTCTGCATCATTGAATATATATCGTATGGAAGTCGGACAATAAAATCATGTTTAGAGTTATCTTCAGACCATTCACCACTAATCATGACCTTACTTGGGCCTATTGAAGTAAAACAATCTCTGAGCCTATATAATTCTAAAACGCCTTGGAgtaatgcttttaaaaaaatggaacaaaaactcAAAGAAATATATCACTGAAAACTCAAGATGGAATTGATTCCGCTAATTTATATTTCAATGACAGTGTAATACAAGCAGTTGCTTCCTCTACAGCAAAGACTACcataagtgaaattaaaaatcaaataagaaagCTAAACGATAAAAAAGCTCCAGAGTTACCTGAAATAGCATTGcaattcataagaaatatatttgcatGCTAGAGCATACATACTTCTCACGACTATGGgaaattgctcaaattaccgccatacccaaaccaggaaaagatgccaTTAAAACTGCCTCATATCGGCTCATCTGCTTATTCCCAAtactttcaaaagtgtttgGAAAAATACTGTTCGACCGACTagaaccaattttgacagcaaaaaagtaataccaagccatcaattcggatttagacggcaacactcaacagtccaacaaatccacagtgttgtcaataaaatatttaacgatatgaatggcaaaaaatattgtgtagatTGCGAAGgcctttgataaagtttggcttAAAGGACTTAAACATAAGCTCAAACGAATCTTGCCACAAAACTACTATGAACTTTTGAAGAGCAACATAActgatcgaaaattttatataagatatGAAGACGAATATTCCTATATCCTACCAATGACAGCTGGAGTACCGCAAAGCAGTGTACTATGACTTCttttatatctaatatacatatgtacaccgcAGATGTACCAACTCCGACAATGCATGAATGATAGCAACGTTCGCAGATGATACTGTATTAATGGCACCCAACAATGACGAAAAACTGTCGACCTTCAcagttcaaaaattaataaacattcCTGTAAATTAATAAACATACTGGTTTAACGAATGGGGTACGGAagttaataaagacaaaactatacaagttatatatgtatacaaacaaaaagacatcaaaatataatataatcttacaaaataaaaatctgcccagcagcaaaatatcttggaataactattgacgaaaaaTTAACTTGGAAACAGCATATCATTtacaaaagaaatgaaattaagaATAAGTACCGGCAATTTAATTGGCTATCACTTTATAATAAGGTgattatacatatacaaaacaattattactcctATTTGGAAATACGAGATAGAAATAtagggaacggctaaaaacacaTTCATATCTTCAGCTTATACAGcgaacacaatccaaaatattacgaaatataacaaatgtTGGTTGCTTTATTTCCAATGAAGCCATACATCGTGACTTAAACGTAGACACAATCcaagaaacaatcacaaaatgtagcactaaacatatacagggttgcccatattcgacggacccatctggcaaccctgtatcttttaacaaagacgtcagatcgcttaatgacataccgcgtcgGAAGCGTCaatccaagcagatttttaccatggaacagtatacgccacgcgagcgctcccaaattgttgaaatttacattcaacaaaagaagtcaattgtgaaaactcaacgttcGTATATGGCTGAAGATgacgagcaattttggaacaaaatcatcatgtccgatgaggctcatttcttattgaatgggacggtaaacaagcaaaattgccgtatttacgccactgaaaatcgtcacgaaattcaagagatacctctttacgacgaaaaagtcactgtttggtgcggcgttagtgcgaaaacgattattgggccgtttttcttcgaaaataaagATGGTTAacctgttaccgtcaatcaggagcattatcgcgatatgataaccacttttgtgatgccaattattcgtcgaaagcgtatgaggcagttctggtttcaacaagacggcgctccaccacacacagctcgcaccacaatcgattttttgaagaaactgtttcctcgtcgtttgatgtcgaaaaatagcGATTTtaactggccaccgcgttcgctacctgacttcttcttgtggggacatttaaatcaaaggtttatattaataagccaaatacCACAGAAGAGCTCAATAACAACATctgtgaggaaatagccgctattccagccgaaatatTAGCTtcaaactatggaaaatgctgcaaaacgggcacaatacgccgtacaggctcaaggcggccatttgagagatatactaaaaaagtgatgtcaacaaatctacttgaaccaaataaaatgattattatcgtcaacatcaaaaaattgtgtttgatttaaaagaaaaaacccatgggtccgtcgaatattggcaacccggTACAGCGACTATCAGTCCACCAAAATGAACAAATGTGGAAAATACATAGTACTgacagaaaatatcaaacgaagatAAAAGCGACTCACAGACTGATCTAACTATAAGATTTACagtgtaattacaaaaaaaaaaaaaaaaaaaaacagattcttCTTATATTGGTAAAAGAACATAATAGAccctaattgtacaaaaattacatattgttaatatattatataacagaGATTGTAATAAGTTTTCAaatattgcaaatgttaattAACAGAAGCAGTAAATAATGAAGCCAATAAAACTGTTTTCACATTTATGCAGATGTTTTGGCTTTGAGAAATATTTACCTCTAATGGCTTATAAGTTATAATAGCCAAGCCACAATTGCGGGTTCGTTTAAAACATCAACTTTGAGTTAGTTAAAACATATCCTATAACAGAAACAACAGTAAaagtatttcaaatttaatggtACACCGAAACTAATCTTTGGTTTAGTACCCAAATTAAACATCCCAACTTTTCCTATACGATCATTTGTACGAGTACCTCtgttttgtttagttatttgatGTTAAACAACAACATGgtcgaaaatatgtacatagcaCTAGTTCATTTGCTTTGTGATAACTGAAAATAAGCACACAAACGTGGCTTAGTCTTGACATGTATGCGTACATGTGCCTCCTCTGCTTACTGAATTTGCTGGTTAGAATATTCTGCTTACGAGGGCCACTATATGCATTTTGAGTAGCTGACACTTTTACAGAAGAGTTTTGGTATTTTTGGGGAATATTAGTGAAGCGACAAACCTTGGCAGGATATGTACTTGTGTATATCCGGGTCATTCCGATAATGTAAAtgcgactgtcgtgggaactaCAACGCGAGTGTGCTATTTACTAAGAGGTTAGGGTagccacaatttaaaaaaaattgcagttttttttgcatattcttaaagtataatatcttaaaaatactgtgtgaaaacttgaagtgaatccgacaacaattaacaaagagcgctccgactcgatagcaaaactttaaatgcgtttttctcaaaactatgttttttcaactggtgatcatgctatgtttttatttttgtaaaataaagcaattgacaagcaaaaaaaaaaataattgaaaattataattttttgagccctctgactacccctaaccccttaagaaaagAGTAAGTGAAGATCGTTTAATTCAGTTGTTGGGACAGAAAACATTGATGATGTGCAAAAACCGatgaaacatttgaaattgAGACAATCAGCCATTAGTTTCACATACTACATAGTTTCGCCGAAATGTTGACTCGCTTGTTGGTttttcgactacgtggaaaattttgcgttaGGATCTTGGCTTAAGCGCCCATTAAATGGCCTATAAATTACATCTCGCGCAAGAATTAAAGCCAATTGACCATCGCTGGCGTCGTTGTGGTTTATTATCcagatttatttaaacaaaaaattagcctgatcgaatggaccatgtaactcgtggCGCGACGGACATATGC harbors:
- the LOC128855982 gene encoding RCC1 domain-containing protein 1; this encodes MSMFAFSGFNGFGQFGGDRQRSENTFIDISSEKLTNFQNGNLLVAVSWSYTAYARENQLVLRGFLSGKPKSTTCIRSADIITQLTACDKFCLALCQNGKLLKVRPEIDGKLEEVKIDAEVQTLPQKRSIFGEPRSTPQRAECLHITHIACGSNITVAVSATNAVYSVPSKIHQFPKHFRVRQIQCGFEHALLLSANGDIYSWGNGFRGQLGQDVLRVEETPVLIEALAGVKINFIAAGGWHNAAISVFGDLYTWGFNSNGQLGLRIFKSTISGKLKEPAVFVLPQIVEIPACKCLHTKNVEEIDSVAQGEVVAAECVPVKVFAGARHTILQMNCGALFAAGWNAHGQLGVGRQTEYCDEFEHITSIEGIVEELGVFCGAWSTVIARKS